A window of the Bacillota bacterium genome harbors these coding sequences:
- a CDS encoding response regulator transcription factor, producing the protein MPRVLVVDDEAPIRRLVRAYLEREGHEVLEAADGDEAWRLFGEARPELVVLDLLLPGVPGLELCRRIRAAGRTGIILLTARGEEADRVAGLRLGADDYVTKPFSPAELAARVEAVLRRLGASPGEGEEAARPSPAPAGAVLREGDLALDPVAHRATLGGRLLDLTPTEFRLLETLLREPGRAFTRAQLAERALLHADEAVERTIDSHVRNLRRKLGDDPERPRYIETVFGVGYRLRSL; encoded by the coding sequence CTGCCCAGGGTGCTGGTGGTCGATGACGAGGCGCCGATCCGGCGTCTGGTGCGCGCCTACCTGGAGCGCGAGGGGCACGAGGTGCTGGAGGCGGCGGACGGCGACGAGGCCTGGCGCCTCTTCGGCGAGGCGCGGCCCGAGCTGGTCGTCCTCGACCTCCTCCTGCCCGGCGTCCCGGGCCTCGAGCTCTGCCGGCGCATCCGCGCCGCCGGGCGGACGGGGATCATCCTCCTGACGGCCCGCGGCGAGGAGGCCGACCGCGTGGCCGGCCTGCGGCTCGGCGCCGACGACTACGTGACCAAGCCCTTCAGCCCCGCCGAGCTGGCGGCCCGCGTCGAGGCGGTCCTCCGCCGGCTCGGCGCCTCCCCGGGCGAGGGGGAGGAGGCGGCGCGGCCGTCGCCGGCGCCCGCGGGGGCCGTGCTCCGCGAGGGCGACCTGGCGCTCGACCCGGTGGCCCACCGCGCCACCCTGGGCGGCCGCCTGCTCGACCTGACGCCCACGGAGTTCCGCCTGCTGGAGACGCTCTTGCGCGAACCGGGCCGGGCCTTCACCCGGGCGCAGCTGGCCGAGCGGGCGCTCCTCCACGCCGACGAGGCGGTGGAGCGGACCATCGACAGCCACGTGCGCAACCTGCGCCGCAAGCTGGGCGACGACCCGGAGCGGCCCCGCTACATCGAGACCGTCTTCGGGGTGGGCTACCGCCTGCGCAGCCTCTGA
- a CDS encoding SHOCT domain-containing protein, which yields MLLLFAALAVWAFARGRVGLTGHAGMTGHAHGGHGCGHSMGPVELRETMEPEGDRAVALLRERLARGEIDEEEFRRRLAVLRER from the coding sequence ATGCTGCTGCTCTTCGCGGCTCTGGCGGTCTGGGCGTTTGCGCGAGGCCGCGTGGGCCTGACCGGCCACGCGGGAATGACCGGCCATGCCCACGGCGGGCACGGATGCGGGCACAGCATGGGACCGGTGGAGCTGCGGGAGACGATGGAGCCGGAGGGCGACCGCGCCGTCGCCCTCCTCCGCGAGCGCCTGGCTCGCGGCGAGATCGACGAGGAAGAGTTCCGGCGGAGGCTGGCGGTGCTCCGGGAGCGCTGA
- a CDS encoding HAMP domain-containing protein translates to MRRQLAFSARLLLALVGVVLLATLLHEVLVAARLGAWTRAGLRPDVAAGVAVDMLLAGGLAMIAAVGLALLLGRALLRPLDRAIAAAARIAAGDYGVRLGTSGDRDLDRLATALDRLAERLEQEERTRRDLVGDVAHELRNPLATLQGYVEAMRDGVLEPGPEALETLAREIQRLARLVDDLQELNRIERRDLTLHIEPVDLREAVEAALALRQAELAAGGYRLEVAVPAGLPPLAADRDRLAQVLGNLLDNAIRYTPGGGRIRVEAAAGPGESGPSHVVWSVGNSGPGLSEEEARHVFDRFYRAERSRARSTGGAGLGLAIVRGLVEMHGGQIGVTSEPRESDGAAGGRWTEFRLRWPAWGGGKAAQGAGGR, encoded by the coding sequence ATGCGCCGGCAGCTCGCCTTCTCCGCCCGCCTCCTCCTCGCCCTGGTGGGCGTCGTCCTCCTGGCCACGCTGCTCCACGAGGTGCTGGTGGCGGCCCGCCTGGGCGCCTGGACCCGGGCCGGGCTGCGGCCGGACGTGGCGGCGGGCGTCGCGGTCGACATGCTCTTGGCGGGCGGCCTGGCCATGATCGCGGCCGTGGGGCTGGCGCTCCTGCTGGGGCGCGCGCTGCTCCGGCCGCTCGACCGGGCGATCGCGGCGGCCGCGCGCATCGCCGCCGGCGACTACGGGGTGCGGCTGGGGACGTCGGGCGACCGCGACCTCGACCGCCTGGCGACGGCGCTCGACCGGCTGGCCGAGCGGCTGGAGCAGGAGGAGCGGACCCGCCGCGACCTGGTGGGGGACGTCGCCCACGAGCTGCGCAACCCGCTGGCCACGCTCCAGGGCTACGTGGAGGCCATGCGCGACGGCGTCCTCGAGCCGGGTCCGGAGGCGCTGGAGACGCTGGCGCGCGAGATCCAGCGGCTCGCCCGCCTGGTCGACGACCTGCAGGAGCTGAACCGCATCGAGCGGCGCGACCTGACGCTCCACATCGAACCGGTCGACCTGCGCGAGGCGGTGGAGGCGGCGCTTGCGCTCCGCCAGGCGGAGCTGGCGGCGGGCGGATACAGGCTGGAAGTGGCCGTGCCGGCAGGGCTTCCTCCCCTGGCGGCGGACCGCGACCGGCTGGCGCAGGTGCTGGGCAACCTGCTGGACAACGCCATCCGCTACACGCCGGGCGGCGGGCGGATCCGCGTGGAGGCGGCGGCCGGGCCCGGGGAGTCCGGCCCGTCGCACGTCGTCTGGTCGGTGGGCAACAGCGGTCCCGGCCTCAGCGAGGAGGAGGCGCGCCACGTCTTCGACCGCTTCTACCGTGCGGAGCGCTCTCGCGCCCGCTCCACCGGCGGCGCCGGGCTGGGCCTGGCCATCGTGCGCGGGCTGGTGGAGATGCACGGTGGGCAGATCGGGGTGACGAGCGAGCCGCGGGAGTCCGACGGGGCCGCCGGCGGGCGCTGGACCGAGTTCCGGCTCCGCTGGCCGGCCTGGGGGGGTGGCAAGGCTGCCCAGGGTGCTGGTGGTCGATGA
- a CDS encoding SHOCT domain-containing protein, with protein sequence MMSFYGPYAGWGFLWMLLAWLIPLAIIGLIIWAIVRRPGGGTPLPAETGDDRALGLLRERYARGEITEEEYRRMRDVLKER encoded by the coding sequence ATGATGTCCTTCTACGGGCCTTACGCCGGCTGGGGCTTCCTCTGGATGCTGCTGGCCTGGCTGATCCCCCTCGCCATCATCGGCCTCATCATCTGGGCGATCGTGCGGCGGCCGGGCGGCGGCACGCCGCTCCCGGCCGAGACGGGCGACGACCGGGCTCTCGGCCTCCTGCGCGAGCGCTATGCGCGCGGGGAGATCACGGAGGAGGAGTACCGGCGCATGCGCGACGTGCTGAAGGAGCGGTGA
- a CDS encoding formate--tetrahydrofolate ligase, protein MGGAPAGAPPRAGTPARRRSGGRATGFPGQSFRRKRRWTVKPSAPSGTPAPAVPSLRPLAEVAAELGLDESEWEPYGREAAKVTLEALRRRGAAGPAGRLAPLPGRLVLVTAITPTSAGEGKTTTSIGLADALRRLGRRAAVALREPSLGPALGAKGGATGGGRASLVPADRINLHFTGDLHAVTAANNLLAALIDNRLHYGGQPALDPRRIAFHRALDMDDRALRRVVIGLGGPTGGVPREEEFQITAASEVMAVLCLASDSDDLEARLGRIIAGWTRDGRPVTAADLGAAPAMAALLGTALQPNLVQTLEGTPALVHGGPFANIAHGANSILATRLALATAEVTVTEAGFGSDLGAEKFADITARAGGFAPSAVVLVASLRALKLHGGADRKALDEEDLAALERGLANLDAHLRITGQMGVPVVVAVNRFPGDSEAELERVLAHCAERGVPAALSEVYARGGEGGLELAERVLEALERSPGAASFRPFYEEGLPAAETLERLARDVYGARGVAFSREAEAALGRLERAGLDRLPVCVAKTQYSLADDAALGGTPREPWTLHVRELRASAGAGFLVALTGEILTMPGLPKEPAALSIRLAADGRVEGIL, encoded by the coding sequence ATGGGCGGGGCGCCGGCCGGTGCGCCTCCGCGGGCGGGCACCCCCGCGAGGCGGCGCTCCGGCGGCCGCGCCACCGGCTTCCCCGGGCAATCCTTTCGAAGGAAGAGGCGATGGACGGTGAAACCTTCCGCTCCCAGCGGCACACCCGCGCCCGCGGTACCCTCGCTGCGCCCCCTGGCGGAGGTGGCGGCCGAGCTGGGCCTCGACGAGTCGGAGTGGGAGCCGTACGGCCGGGAGGCGGCCAAGGTGACGCTGGAGGCTCTTCGCCGGCGCGGCGCGGCCGGCCCGGCGGGCCGCCTGGCCCCGCTGCCGGGGCGGCTGGTGCTGGTGACGGCCATCACCCCGACGAGCGCCGGCGAGGGCAAGACCACCACCAGCATCGGCCTGGCCGACGCGCTGCGGCGCCTCGGCCGGCGCGCGGCCGTGGCGCTGCGGGAACCCTCGCTGGGGCCGGCGCTGGGCGCCAAGGGCGGCGCCACGGGCGGCGGGCGCGCCAGCCTCGTCCCGGCCGACCGGATCAACCTCCACTTCACCGGCGATCTCCATGCCGTCACCGCGGCCAACAACCTGCTGGCGGCGCTCATCGACAACCGCCTCCACTACGGCGGCCAACCGGCGCTGGACCCGCGGCGGATCGCCTTCCACCGGGCGCTGGACATGGACGACCGCGCGCTCCGCCGCGTGGTGATCGGGCTGGGTGGCCCGACGGGCGGCGTGCCGCGCGAGGAGGAGTTCCAGATCACGGCCGCCTCGGAGGTGATGGCGGTCCTCTGCCTGGCCTCCGACAGCGACGACCTGGAGGCGCGCCTGGGGCGCATCATCGCCGGCTGGACGCGCGACGGGCGGCCGGTGACGGCCGCCGACCTGGGCGCGGCCCCGGCCATGGCCGCGCTTCTGGGGACGGCGCTCCAGCCCAACCTGGTCCAGACGCTGGAGGGGACGCCGGCGCTGGTCCACGGCGGCCCCTTCGCCAACATCGCCCACGGCGCCAACAGCATCCTGGCCACGCGCCTGGCGCTGGCGACGGCCGAGGTGACGGTGACCGAGGCCGGCTTCGGATCCGACCTGGGCGCCGAGAAGTTCGCCGACATCACCGCCCGCGCGGGCGGCTTCGCCCCCTCCGCCGTCGTCCTGGTGGCCAGTCTCCGGGCACTCAAGCTCCACGGCGGTGCCGACCGGAAAGCTCTGGACGAGGAAGACCTGGCCGCCCTCGAGCGGGGGCTGGCCAACCTGGACGCCCACCTGCGCATCACCGGGCAGATGGGCGTCCCGGTGGTGGTGGCGGTCAACCGCTTCCCCGGCGACAGCGAGGCGGAGCTGGAGCGCGTGCTCGCCCACTGCGCGGAGCGCGGCGTACCGGCGGCCCTGAGCGAGGTCTACGCGCGCGGCGGCGAGGGCGGCCTCGAGCTGGCGGAGCGGGTGCTGGAGGCGCTGGAGCGCTCGCCGGGGGCCGCTTCCTTCCGCCCCTTCTACGAGGAAGGGCTGCCCGCCGCCGAGACGCTGGAGCGGCTTGCGCGGGACGTCTACGGCGCGCGCGGCGTCGCCTTCAGCCGCGAAGCGGAGGCCGCGCTCGGCCGTCTGGAGCGGGCGGGGCTGGACCGGCTGCCGGTCTGCGTGGCCAAGACGCAGTACTCGCTGGCCGACGACGCCGCCCTGGGCGGCACGCCCCGGGAGCCCTGGACGCTCCACGTGCGCGAGCTGCGCGCCAGCGCCGGGGCGGGCTTCCTGGTGGCGCTGACGGGCGAGATCCTGACCATGCCCGGGCTGCCCAAGGAGCCTGCGGCGCTCTCCATCCGGCTGGCGGCCGACGGGCGCGTGGAGGGGATCCTCTAG